The proteins below are encoded in one region of Nyctibius grandis isolate bNycGra1 chromosome 7, bNycGra1.pri, whole genome shotgun sequence:
- the ZEB1 gene encoding zinc finger E-box-binding homeobox 1 isoform X4: protein MTSHKSGRDQRHVTQSSGNRKFKCTECGKAFKYKHHLKEHLRIHSGEKPYECPNCKKRFSHSGSYSSHISSKKCIGLMPVNGRARSGLKTSQCSSPSLSASPGSPARPQIRQKIENKPLQEQLPVNQIKTEPVDYEFKPIVVASGINCSTPLQNGVFSGGSPLQATSSPQGVVQAVVLPTVGLVSPISINLSDIQNVLKVAVDGNVIRQVLENNHANLASKEQETISNASIPQAGHSLISAISLPLVDQDGTTKIIINYSLEQPSQLQVVPQNLKKENSVPTNSCKNEKLPEDLTVKSEKDKNFEGETNDSTCLLCDDCPGDLNALQELKHYETKNPPQLPQPSGTEAEKPDSPVPSETGENNLSPGQPPLKNLLSLLKAYYALNAQPSAEELSKIADSVNLPVDVVKKWFEKMQAGQISLQSSGPSSPEQVKLSSPTDNDDQAATINVSEPQNSTNNSQNPVNTTKSQTLPGGSTPNGSHSSTPSPSPLNLSSSRNSQGYTYTAEGVQEPQIEPLDLSLPKQHGELLERSTITSVYQNSVYSVQEEPLNLTCAKKERQKDNSVTDSDPIVNVIPPSANPINIAIPTVTAQLPTIVAIADQNSVPCLRALAANKQTILIPQVAYTYSTTVSPAVQETPPKQTQANGNQDERQDTSSEGVSNVEDQNDSDSTPPKKKMRKTENGMYACDLCDKIFQKSSSLLRHKYEHTGKRPHECGICKKAFKHKHHLIEHMRLHSGEKPYQCDKCGKRFSHSGSYSQHMNHRYSYCKREAEERDSTEQEEPGQEVLNNEHAGVRASPSQIDSDERESLTREEEEDSEKEEEEEEEKEVEGLQEEKECRKLEEVEDEEEEEEEEEEERKTEGSKNDEALNQASNAEPEVIQNNGQVSEEENE, encoded by the exons AGACATGTGACGCAGTCCAGTGGTAATCGAAAATTCAAGTGCACTGAATgtggaaaagcttttaaatataaacatcaCCTAAAGGAGCACCTACGAATCCACAGTG gAGAGAAGCCATATGAGTGCCCAAACTGCAAGAAACGTTTTTCCCATTCTGGTTCATACAGTTCACACATAAGCAGTAAGAAGTGCATTGGTTTGATGCCCGTGAATGGTCGAGCCCGGTCAGGGCTCAAGACGTCTCAGtgctcctccccttccctttctgcaTCACCAGGTAGCCCAGCAAGACCACAGATACGACAAAAGATAGAAAATAAACCCTTGCAAGAGCAACTTCCTGTTAACCAAATTAAAACTGAACCTGTGGATTATGAATTCAAGCCCATAGTGGTTGCTTCAGGAATTAATTGTTCAACTCCTTTGCAGAATGGGGTTTTTAGTGGTGGTAGCCCATTGCAGGCAACCAGTTCTCCTCAGGGTGTGGTGCAAGCCGTTGTTCTACCAACAGTAGGTCTGGTGTCTCCCATAAGCATCAACTTAAGTGACATTCAAAATGTACTTAAAGTGGCAGTGGATGGTAATGTAATAAGgcaagtattggaaaacaatcATGCTAATCTTGCGTCCAAAGAACAAGAAACAATCAGCAATGCATCTATACCACAAGCTGGCCATTCCCTCATTTCAGCTATCAGTCTTCCTTTGGTTGACCAAGATGGGACAACCAAAATTATCATCAACTACAGCTTGGAGCAGCCAAGTCAACTTCAGGTTGTTCCACaaaatctaaaaaaagaaaactctgttCCTACAAATagttgcaaaaatgaaaaattaccgGAAGATCTTACAGTGAAGTCTGAGAAAGATAAGAACTTTGAAGGAGAGACCAATGATAGCACTTGTCTTCTTTGTGATGACTGTCCAGGAGATCTTAATGCACTTCAAGAATTAAAGCACTATGAAACGAAAAATCCACCTCAGCTTCCTCAGCCCAGTGGAACAGAAGCTGAGAAGCCTGACTCCCCTGTCCCATCAGAAACTGGGGAGAACAACTTATCTCCTGGTCAGCCACCTTTAAAGAACCTTTTATCGCTCCTGAAAGCGTATTATGCATTAAATGCACAACCGAGCGCAGAAGAGCTTTCAAAAATAGCAGATTCAGTAAACCTACCAGTGGATGTGGTAAAGAAGTGGTTTGAAAAAATGCAAGCTGGACAAATTTCTCTGCAGTCTTCTGGACCATCTTCTCCTGAACAAGTTAAATTAAGCAGTCCCACAGATAATGATGATCAAGCAGCAACTATAAATGTAAGTGAACCCCAGAACAGCACAAATAACTCTCAAAATCCTGTCAATACAACAAAATCTCAGACTTTACCAGGGGGATCAACTCCGAATGGTTCACACAGTAGCACGCCATCCCCATCGCCACTAAACCTTTCTTCATCAAGAAATTCACAGGGTTATACGTACACAGCAGAGGGTGTACAAGAGCCACAAATTGAACCTCTTGACCTTTCGCTACCAAAGCAACATGGAGAACTATTGGAAAGATCTACCATAACTAGTGTTTACCAGAACAGTGTTTATTCTGTCCAAGAAGAACCTTTGAACTTAACTTGTGCAAAAAAAGAACGACAAAAGGACAACAGTGTTACAGACTCTGATCCTATTGTAAATGTAATCCCACCAAGTGCCAATCCCATAAATATTGCTATACCTACAGTCACTGCCCAGTTACCTACAATTGTTGCCATTGCTGACCAGAACAGTGTTCCATGCTTGAGAGCTCTCGCTGCCAATAAACAAACCATTTTGATTCCACAGGTGGCTTATACATACTCTACTACAGTTAGTCCTGCAGTTCAAGAAACACCACCAAAACAGACCCAAGCCAATGGAAATCAG GATGAAAGGCAAGACACTAGCTCAGAAGGAGTATCAAATGTGGAAGATCAAAATGATTCTGATTCAACACCcccaaagaaaaagatgagaaagacagaaaacgGGATGTATGCATGTGATTTATGTGACAAAATATTCCAGAAGAGCAGCTCATTATTGAGACATAAGTATGAACACACAG GTAAAAGACCTCATGAGTGTGGAATCTGTAAAAAGGCATTTAAACACAAACACCATTTGATCGAACACATGCGACTGCATTCTGGGGAAAAACCCTACCAATGTGACAAATGTGGAAAGCGGTTTTCACACTCGGGGTCTTACTCTCAACACATGAATCATCGCTACTCCTATTGCaaaagagaggcagaagagcGTGACAGCACGGAGCAGGAGGAGCCAGGCCAGGAGGTCCTCAATAACGAGCATGCTGGTGTCAGGGCATCTCCATCACAGATCGACTCAGATGAGAGAGAGAGTCTAAccagggaagaagaggaagacagtgaaaaagaggaagaggaggaggaagaaaaagaggtagaaggacttcaggaagaaaaagaatgtagAAAACTAGAAGAAGTAGaggatgaagaagaagaagaggaagaagaagaagaagaaaggaaaactgaaggtAGCAAGAATGATGAAGCTCTAAATCAAGCAAGCAATGCAGAACCAGAAGTTATACAGAATAATGGGCAGGTGTcggaagaagaaaatgaataa